A single region of the Gasterosteus aculeatus chromosome 1, fGasAcu3.hap1.1, whole genome shotgun sequence genome encodes:
- the ece2b gene encoding endothelin-converting enzyme 2b, whose product MSVALQDLRNTMSSYKRATLEEDDGLDAPGEAASSPDRVEVGFRKGGVDILGRRTQLEVLLSVLLLVALLALLACLLVLGLGFSSDNGRGLCLSEACVTVASQMVEAMDRSADPCSDFYQFACGGWMRKNPLPDGRSRWSTFNSIWEQNQALLKHLLENGTFNGSSEAEKKTQFYYLSCLNTQRIEELGAQPLVDLIAKIGGWNMTGPWEKENFMEVLKTVSGPYRAQPFFSVGVNADPKNSNSNVIQLDQSGLFLPSRDYYLNRTANEKVLVAYLDYMVELGTLLGGDRSSTQIQMRQILDFETALANITVPQDQRRDEEKIYHKVTISELQLLAPSVEWLDYLSYSLSPLELNDTEPVVLYAREYLQQVSELINKTERSLLNNYMMWTLVLKSVASLDQRFENAQDKLLESLYGTKKSCTPRWQTCIGNTDDTLGFALGALFVKATFDKHSKEIAEEMINEIRSAFKEALDRLNWMDDHTKRAAKDKADAIYDMIGFPEFILDPKELDDVFDGYDVSDDSFFQNMLNFYNFSSRVMADQLRKTPNKDQWSMTPPTVNAYYMPTKNGIVFPAGILQAPFYSHDHPKALNFGGIGVVMGHELTHAFDDQGREYDKEGNLRAWWQNSSVEAFRQRTECMTEQYNRYTVNGEHVNGKQTLGENIADNGGLKAAYHAYRSWVQKNGEEKRLPAVNLTNDQLFFLGFAQVWCSVRTPESAHEGLVTDPHSPPRYRVIGTLANSPDFSRHFACPAGTPMNTGRRCEVW is encoded by the exons ATGAGCGTAGCGCTGCAGGACCTCCGGAACACC atgtCCAGCTATAAGCGAGCTACGTTGGAGGAGGACGACGGGTTGGACGCTCCAGGCGAGGCAGCCTCGTCTCCCGACCGAGTAGAG GTGGGTTTCCGGAAGGGAGGCGTGGACATTCTGGGCCGGAGGACACAGCTGGAGGTTCTTCTGTCGGTTCTGCTGCTGGTCGCCCTGCTGGCTCTGCTGGCCTGTTTGCTGGTCCTGGGTCTAGGATTCAGCTCAG ACAATGGGCGGGGCCTCTGCCTGTCGGAGGCGTGTGTCACGGTGGCGAGTCAGATGGTGGAGGCCATGGACCGCAGCGCCGATCCCTGCAGCGACTTCTACCAGTTTGCCTGCGGAGGATGGATGAGGAAGAACCCGCTACCAGATGGACGGTCCAGGTGGTCCACCTTTAACAGCATCTGGGAGCAGAACCAGGCTCTGCTCAAACACCTGCTGG aGAACGGGACCTTTAATGGCAGCAGTGAGGCGGAGAAGAAGACTCAGTTCTATTATCTGTCGTGTCTCAACACCCAGAGGATCGAGGAGCTCGGGGCGCAGCCTCTAGTAGACCTCATCGCCAAG ATCGGCGGCTGGAACATGACGGGTCCGTGGGAGAAGGAGAACTTCATGGAGGTTCTGAAGACTGTCTCTGGTCCCTACAGAGCTCAGCCCTTCTTCAGTGTCGGAGTCAACGCTGATCCCAAGAACTCCAACAGCAATGTCATCCAG CTCGACCAATCAGGCCTCTTCCTGCCATCCAGAGACTATTATCTCAACAGGACGGCCAACGAGAAG GTACTGGTGGCGTACCTGGACTACATGGTGGAGCTGGGGACACTGCTGGGGGGGGACAGGAGCTCCACCCAAATTCAGATGCGGCAGATCCTGGACTTTGAGACAGCGCTCGCCAACATCACCGTCCCTCAGGACCAGCGGAGGGACGAGGAGAAGATCTACCACAAGGTTACCATCTCCGAGCTGcag CTTCTGGCTCCATCCGTGGAGTGGCTGGACTACCTGTCTTACTCTCTGTCCCCTCTGGAGCTCAACGACACTGAGCCTGTCGTCCTCTATGCCAGAGAGTACCTGCAGCAGGTTTCCGAGCTCATCAACAAGACAGAGCGCAG TCTGTTGAATAACTACATGATGTGGACGCTGGTTCTGAAGAGTGTGGCGAGTCTGGATCAACGCTTTGAGAACGCTCAGGACAAACTACTGGAGAGCCTGTACGGGACCAAGAAG TCCTGCACCCCCCGCTGGCAGACCTGCATCGGGAACACAGACGACACGCTGGGCTTCGCTTTGGGGGCGCTCTTTGTGAAGGCCACCTTCGACAAGCACAGCAAGGAGATT GCTGAGGAGATGATCAACGAGATCCGCTCTGCCTTTAAAGAAGCTCTGGACCGACTCAACTGGATGGACGATCACACGAAACGGGCCGCTAAGGACAAG GCTGATGCGATCTACGACATGATCGGTTTCCCAGAATTCATCTTGGACCCCAAAGAGCTGGACGACGTGTTTGACGGG TACGACGTGTCTGACGACAGCTTCTTCCAGAACATGTTGAACTTCTACAACTTCTCGTCCCGAGTTATGGCCGACCAGCTGAGGAAGACCCCCAACAAGGACCA gtggAGCATGACTCCTCCTACAGTGAACGCCTACTACATGCCCACAAAGAACGGCATCGTTTTCCCTGCTGGGATCCTACAGGCGCCTTTCTACTCCCATGACCACCCGaa ggcgTTGAACTTTGGCGGCATCGGGGTGGTGATGGGTCACGAGCTCACGCACGCCTTCGATGACCAGG GTCGCGAGTACGACAAAGAGGGAAACCTAAGAGCGTGGTGGCAGAACTCGTCGGTGGAGGCGTTCCGCCAGAGGACCGAGTGTATGACGGAGCAGTACAACCGCTACACCGTCAACGGGGAGCACGTCAATGGAAAGCAGACGCTGGGGGAGAACATCGCCGACAACGGGGGGCTGAAGGCGGCCTACCAC GCGTACCGGTCGTGGGTCCAGAAGAacggggaggagaagaggctccCCGCCGTCAACCTCACCAATGACCAGCTCTTCTTCCTGGGCTTCGCGCAG GTGTGGTGTTCGGTCCGAACGCCGGAGAGCGCCCACGAGGGCCTGGTGACCGACccacacagccccccccgcTACCGGGTCATCGGCACGCTCGCCAACTCCCCCGACTTCAGCCGCCACTTTGCCTGTCCCGCCGGGACGCCCATGAACACCGGGCGGCGCTGCGAGGTCTGGTAG